From one Mycobacterium colombiense CECT 3035 genomic stretch:
- a CDS encoding M23 family metallopeptidase has translation MRWTALLLCAGLVSAVPAGAAADRLDWPLRPPPAVARGFDAPSPDWNPGHRGVDLAGAAGQPVYAAGAGTVVFAGVLAGRPVVSLAHPGGLHTSYEPVRAAVRAGQRVTAATVLGELMPGHAGCPGAACLHWGAMWGPASGARYVDPLGLLSSTPVRLKPLNR, from the coding sequence GTGCGATGGACGGCGCTGCTGTTGTGTGCGGGCCTGGTCAGCGCGGTGCCGGCGGGTGCCGCCGCGGATCGCCTGGACTGGCCGCTGCGCCCGCCGCCTGCCGTCGCCCGGGGATTCGACGCCCCGTCGCCCGACTGGAATCCCGGACACCGGGGCGTGGACCTGGCCGGGGCCGCCGGTCAGCCGGTATACGCCGCGGGCGCCGGGACGGTGGTGTTCGCCGGGGTGCTGGCCGGGCGGCCGGTGGTGTCGCTGGCCCACCCCGGTGGGTTGCACACCAGTTACGAGCCGGTGCGGGCGGCGGTGCGGGCCGGCCAGCGCGTGACGGCCGCGACGGTGCTCGGGGAACTGATGCCCGGGCATGCCGGCTGTCCGGGCGCGGCGTGTCTGCACTGGGGTGCGATGTGGGGCCCGGCGTCGGGCGCCCGCTATGTCGATCCGCTGGGCCTGCTGAGCTCCACGCCGGTGCGGCTCAAGCCGTTGAACCGCTGA
- a CDS encoding YraN family protein: MTTETTMTRIQLGAMGEALAADHLMRMGFRIVARNWRCRYGELDIIARDDATSTVVFVEVKTRTGDGYGGLAYAVTPRKVLRLRRLAGLWLAGQDQRCAAIRIDVIGVRVGRRRTPEITHLRGIG, encoded by the coding sequence ATGACGACCGAAACGACGATGACCCGGATCCAGCTGGGGGCGATGGGCGAGGCGCTGGCCGCGGACCACCTGATGCGGATGGGCTTCCGGATCGTGGCGCGCAACTGGCGCTGCCGCTACGGCGAACTCGACATCATCGCCCGCGACGACGCCACGTCGACGGTGGTGTTCGTCGAGGTGAAGACCCGCACCGGGGACGGATACGGGGGGCTGGCCTACGCCGTCACCCCGCGCAAGGTGCTCCGGTTGCGCAGGCTGGCCGGCCTGTGGCTGGCCGGCCAGGACCAGCGCTGCGCGGCGATCCGCATCGACGTGATCGGCGTGCGGGTCGGGCGCCGCCGCACCCCCGAGATCACCCACCTGCGAGGGATCGGCTGA
- a CDS encoding DUF4190 domain-containing protein, which translates to MILDPPMVYRVSERPKNPWAVAAFALSLVSWIGFPIPIISIGLACIGLREMEQRGESGRALAQFARAFAILVTAAIAVRGGHTDWLSMARW; encoded by the coding sequence ATGATCCTCGACCCGCCGATGGTGTACCGCGTGTCCGAGCGCCCGAAGAACCCCTGGGCCGTCGCGGCGTTCGCGCTCAGCCTGGTCAGCTGGATCGGCTTTCCCATCCCCATCATCAGCATCGGCCTGGCCTGCATCGGGTTGCGCGAGATGGAACAGCGCGGTGAAAGCGGCCGCGCCCTGGCCCAATTCGCCCGCGCGTTCGCGATCCTGGTGACCGCCGCAATCGCGGTGCGGGGCGGGCACACCGATTGGCTGAGCATGGCGCGCTGGTAG
- a CDS encoding tyrosine recombinase XerC — protein sequence MQAILDEFDEYLDLQCGRSAHTRRAYLGDLRSLFAFLGDRGAGLDGLSLPLLRSWLSAAAASGVARTTLARRTSAVKAFTAWAVRRGLLSTDPAVRLQVPKAHRTLPSVLRRDQAADAMAAAKSGAQQGDPLALRDRLIVEMLYATGIRVSELCGLDIDDVDTHHRLVRVLGKGNKQRSAPFGRPAAEALDAWLADGRPALANAQSGPALLLGPRGRRLDVRQARTVVHQTVAAVDGAPDMGPHGLRHSAATHLLEGGADLRVVQELLGHSSLATTQLYTHVAVSRLRAVHDQAHPRA from the coding sequence GTGCAGGCGATCCTCGACGAGTTCGACGAATACCTGGACCTGCAGTGCGGCCGTTCCGCGCACACCCGTCGGGCCTACCTCGGCGACCTGCGCTCGCTGTTCGCCTTCCTCGGGGACCGTGGCGCCGGCCTGGACGGGCTGAGCCTGCCGCTGCTGCGCTCGTGGCTGTCCGCGGCGGCCGCGTCGGGCGTCGCCCGCACGACGCTGGCCCGGCGTACCTCGGCGGTCAAGGCCTTCACCGCCTGGGCCGTGCGGCGCGGCCTGCTGAGCACCGACCCGGCCGTGCGGCTGCAGGTTCCCAAGGCGCACCGCACGCTGCCGTCGGTGCTGCGCCGGGACCAGGCCGCCGACGCCATGGCCGCCGCCAAATCCGGTGCGCAGCAAGGTGATCCGCTGGCGCTGCGGGACCGGCTGATCGTCGAGATGTTGTACGCCACCGGGATCCGGGTCAGCGAGCTGTGCGGCCTGGACATCGACGACGTCGACACCCATCACCGGCTCGTCAGAGTCCTCGGCAAGGGCAACAAGCAGCGCAGCGCGCCGTTCGGCCGGCCCGCCGCCGAGGCGCTCGACGCGTGGCTGGCCGACGGGCGCCCGGCCCTGGCCAACGCCCAGTCGGGCCCGGCGCTGCTGCTGGGCCCGCGGGGCCGCCGGCTCGACGTCCGCCAGGCGCGCACGGTGGTGCATCAGACCGTCGCCGCGGTGGACGGCGCGCCCGACATGGGGCCGCACGGCCTGCGGCACAGCGCGGCCACGCACCTGCTCGAAGGCGGTGCCGACCTGCGCGTTGTCCAGGAGCTGCTCGGGCATTCGAGCCTGGCCACCACCCAGCTCTACACCCACGTCGCGGTGTCCCGGTTGCGCGCGGTGCACGACCAGGCCCACCCGAGGGCCTGA
- a CDS encoding amidase, which yields MRHVHAFGDDALGDLDAVGLADALKSGRVGRAEVVEAAIARTEAVDPLLNGLAYAAFDQARAAAAEPPSGYFAGVPTFIKDNVDVAGQPTMHGTDAWTSWNAVADSVFTELFLATGLTSVGKTQLSEFGFSASAEHPRLGPVRNPWDTDYTAGASSSGSGAFVAAGVVPMAHANDGGGSIRIPAACNGLVGLKPSRGRLPLDATLRRMPVGVVANGVVSRSVRDTAAFYREAERIWRNPKLAPVGDVSAPGRQRLRIAVLTRSIQRESSPQVRELTLKSAGLLEELGHRVEHVDEPPVAASFVDDFVMYWGFLALAQVRGGRHMFGETFDRSKLDSLTLGLLRHTSRNLHRLPTAIVRLRRARRRTARFFRTYDAVLTPTLADETPRIGFLAPTDYQQVISRLIDWVSFTPLHNVTGEPAISLPLAQSAQGMPVGMMLSADVGQEALLLELAYELEEAQPWARIHAAG from the coding sequence ATGCGACACGTGCATGCGTTCGGCGACGATGCCCTTGGCGACCTGGACGCGGTCGGCCTGGCCGACGCGCTGAAATCCGGCCGGGTCGGCAGGGCCGAGGTGGTCGAGGCCGCGATCGCCCGCACCGAGGCCGTCGACCCACTGCTGAACGGGTTGGCGTACGCGGCTTTTGACCAAGCGCGGGCGGCCGCGGCCGAACCCCCGAGCGGTTACTTCGCCGGCGTCCCGACGTTCATCAAGGACAACGTCGACGTCGCCGGGCAGCCCACCATGCACGGCACCGACGCGTGGACGAGCTGGAACGCCGTCGCCGACAGCGTCTTCACCGAGCTGTTCCTGGCCACCGGGCTGACCTCGGTGGGCAAGACGCAGTTGTCCGAGTTCGGGTTCAGCGCGTCGGCCGAGCACCCGCGGCTGGGCCCGGTCCGCAACCCGTGGGACACCGACTACACCGCCGGCGCGTCGTCGTCGGGGTCGGGCGCGTTCGTCGCCGCGGGTGTGGTGCCCATGGCGCACGCCAACGATGGCGGCGGTTCGATCCGGATCCCGGCCGCCTGCAATGGGCTGGTCGGGCTCAAACCCTCGCGCGGGCGGCTGCCGCTGGACGCGACGCTGCGCCGGATGCCGGTCGGCGTCGTCGCCAACGGGGTGGTGAGCCGTTCGGTGCGCGACACCGCGGCCTTCTACCGTGAGGCCGAGCGGATCTGGCGCAACCCCAAACTGGCGCCCGTCGGGGACGTCAGCGCGCCCGGCCGGCAGCGGCTGCGGATCGCGGTGCTGACCCGGTCGATACAGCGCGAAAGCAGCCCCCAGGTGCGGGAGCTGACGCTGAAGTCCGCCGGCCTGCTCGAGGAGCTGGGCCACCGCGTCGAACACGTCGACGAGCCCCCGGTCGCGGCCAGCTTCGTCGACGACTTCGTCATGTACTGGGGATTTTTGGCGCTGGCCCAGGTGCGCGGCGGTCGGCACATGTTCGGGGAGACGTTCGATCGCAGCAAGCTGGACAGCCTGACCCTGGGCCTGCTCCGGCACACCAGCCGCAACCTGCACCGCCTTCCCACGGCCATCGTGCGCCTGCGCCGGGCGCGCAGACGCACCGCGCGGTTCTTCCGCACCTACGACGCGGTGCTCACGCCGACCCTCGCCGACGAGACGCCGCGCATCGGATTCCTGGCGCCCACCGATTACCAGCAGGTGATCAGCCGGCTGATCGACTGGGTGTCGTTCACCCCGCTGCACAACGTCACCGGCGAACCCGCGATCTCGCTGCCGCTGGCCCAGTCCGCCCAGGGCATGCCGGTGGGCATGATGCTGTCGGCCGACGTGGGGCAGGAGGCGCTGCTGCTCGAATTGGCCTATGAGCTCGAAGAAGCCCAGCCGTGGGCGCGCATCCACGCCGCCGGGTGA
- the rpsB gene encoding 30S ribosomal protein S2, producing the protein MAVVTMKQLLDSGTHFGHQTRRWNPKMKRFIFTDRNGIYIIDLQQTLTFIDQAYEFVKETVAHGGSVLFVGTKKQAQESVAAEATRVGMPYVNQRWLGGMLTNFQTVHKRLQRLKELEAMEQTGGFEGRTKKEILMLTREKNKLDRSLGGIRDMAKVPSAIWVVDTNKEHIAVGEARKLGIPVIAILDTNCDPDEVDYPIPGNDDAIRSAALLTKVIASAVAEGLQARAGVGRGDGKPEAEAAEPLAEWEQELLASATTTAPTEAAAGAPESTPTEG; encoded by the coding sequence ATGGCCGTCGTAACCATGAAACAGCTGCTCGACAGCGGCACCCACTTCGGGCACCAGACCCGTCGCTGGAATCCCAAGATGAAGCGGTTCATCTTCACCGACCGCAACGGCATCTACATCATCGACCTGCAGCAGACGCTGACCTTCATCGATCAGGCATACGAGTTCGTCAAGGAGACCGTCGCGCACGGCGGCAGCGTGCTGTTCGTCGGCACCAAGAAGCAGGCGCAGGAATCGGTCGCGGCCGAGGCGACCCGCGTCGGCATGCCGTACGTTAACCAGCGCTGGCTGGGCGGCATGCTCACCAACTTCCAAACCGTGCACAAGCGGCTGCAGCGCCTCAAGGAGCTCGAGGCGATGGAGCAGACCGGTGGCTTCGAGGGCCGCACCAAGAAGGAAATCTTGATGCTGACCCGCGAGAAGAACAAGCTGGACCGCAGCCTCGGCGGTATCCGCGACATGGCCAAGGTGCCGTCGGCCATCTGGGTCGTCGACACCAACAAGGAGCACATCGCCGTCGGCGAGGCCCGCAAGCTCGGTATCCCGGTCATCGCGATCCTGGACACCAACTGCGACCCCGACGAGGTCGACTACCCGATCCCGGGCAACGACGACGCGATCCGTTCGGCCGCGCTGCTGACCAAGGTGATCGCCTCGGCGGTCGCCGAGGGCCTGCAGGCCCGCGCCGGAGTCGGCCGCGGCGACGGCAAGCCCGAAGCCGAGGCCGCCGAGCCGCTCGCCGAATGGGAGCAGGAGCTGCTGGCCTCCGCTACCACCACCGCCCCCACCGAAGCCGCTGCGGGCGCGCCCGAATCAACACCCACGGAAGGCTGA
- the tsf gene encoding translation elongation factor Ts — protein sequence MANFTAADVKRLRELTGAGMLDCKNALAENDGDSDKAVEALRIKGAKDVGKRAERATAEGLVAAQGGALIELNSETDFVAKNAEFQALADQIVAAAVSSKAKDVDELKGASVGDKTVEEAIAELSAKIGEKLELRRVANFDGTVETYLHRRAADLPPAVGVLVEYQGSDTEAAHAVALQIAALKARYLSRDDVPEDVVASERRIAEETAKAEGKPEQALPKIVEGRLNGFFKDSVLLEQPSVSDSKKTVKALLDDAGVTVTRFVRFEVGQA from the coding sequence ATGGCGAACTTCACCGCCGCCGACGTCAAGCGGCTTCGGGAACTCACCGGCGCCGGCATGCTCGACTGCAAGAACGCGCTGGCCGAGAACGACGGCGACTCCGACAAGGCCGTCGAGGCGCTCCGGATCAAGGGTGCCAAGGACGTCGGCAAGCGCGCCGAGCGCGCGACGGCCGAGGGTCTGGTCGCGGCCCAGGGCGGCGCGCTGATCGAGCTGAACAGCGAGACCGACTTCGTCGCCAAGAACGCGGAGTTCCAGGCGCTGGCCGACCAGATCGTGGCCGCGGCCGTGTCGTCGAAGGCCAAGGACGTCGACGAGCTCAAGGGCGCCAGCGTCGGTGACAAGACCGTCGAGGAGGCCATCGCGGAGCTGTCGGCCAAGATCGGCGAGAAGTTGGAGTTGCGCCGCGTCGCCAACTTCGACGGCACCGTCGAGACCTACCTGCACCGGCGGGCGGCCGACCTGCCCCCCGCGGTCGGCGTGCTGGTCGAGTACCAGGGCTCGGACACCGAGGCCGCGCACGCCGTCGCGCTGCAGATCGCCGCGCTCAAGGCCCGCTACCTGTCCCGCGACGACGTGCCCGAGGACGTGGTGGCCAGCGAGCGCCGCATCGCCGAGGAGACCGCCAAGGCGGAGGGCAAGCCGGAGCAGGCCCTGCCCAAGATCGTCGAGGGCCGGCTGAACGGCTTCTTCAAGGACTCGGTGCTACTCGAGCAGCCGTCGGTGTCCGACAGCAAGAAGACGGTCAAGGCGCTGCTCGACGACGCCGGCGTCACGGTGACGCGGTTCGTTCGCTTCGAGGTGGGTCAGGCCTGA
- the fdhD gene encoding formate dehydrogenase accessory sulfurtransferase FdhD, giving the protein MGHVTSRRRVTHLTAEEAVTRAETLVVEEPLEIRVDGAAVTVTMRTPGSDFELAQGFLLTEGVIAGRDDVHSIRYCAGRDDEGANTYNVLDVTLAPGVEKPGLDVTRNFYTTSSCGVCGKASLDAVRLTSRFAPGADRATVAAETLKAMPDQLRSAQKVFDSTGGLHAAALFGVDGTMLVVREDVGRHNAVDKVIGWATEHERIPLQVSVLLVSGRASFELTQKAVMAGIPVLAAVSAPSSLAVSLAEESGITLVAFLREDSMNIYTRADRIT; this is encoded by the coding sequence GTGGGGCACGTAACGTCGCGCCGGCGGGTCACGCATCTGACCGCAGAGGAGGCGGTCACCCGAGCGGAGACCCTGGTCGTCGAGGAGCCGCTGGAGATCCGGGTCGACGGCGCGGCCGTCACCGTGACGATGCGGACTCCGGGATCGGATTTCGAACTCGCCCAAGGCTTTCTGCTCACCGAAGGCGTCATCGCGGGCCGTGACGACGTGCACAGCATCCGCTATTGCGCCGGGCGCGACGACGAGGGCGCCAACACCTACAACGTGCTGGACGTGACGCTGGCGCCCGGGGTGGAGAAACCCGGCCTCGACGTCACCCGCAACTTCTACACCACCTCGTCGTGCGGGGTCTGCGGCAAGGCGTCGCTGGACGCGGTGCGACTGACCAGCCGGTTCGCGCCGGGTGCCGACCGCGCGACCGTGGCGGCGGAGACCCTCAAGGCGATGCCCGACCAATTGCGTTCGGCGCAAAAGGTTTTCGACAGCACCGGTGGCCTGCACGCCGCCGCTTTGTTCGGGGTGGACGGCACAATGCTGGTGGTCCGCGAGGACGTCGGGCGACACAACGCGGTCGACAAGGTGATCGGCTGGGCGACCGAGCACGAGCGGATACCGTTGCAGGTCTCGGTGTTGCTGGTCAGCGGGCGGGCATCGTTCGAGCTGACACAGAAGGCCGTGATGGCCGGCATCCCGGTGCTGGCGGCGGTGTCCGCGCCGTCGTCGCTGGCGGTATCGCTGGCCGAGGAGTCCGGCATCACGCTGGTGGCGTTCTTGCGGGAGGACTCGATGAACATCTACACCCGGGCGGACCGGATCACCTAG
- a CDS encoding YifB family Mg chelatase-like AAA ATPase → MALGRAFSVAVRGVDGQIVEIEADITSGLPGVHLVGLPDAALQESRDRVRAAVANCGNEWPQARLTLALSPATLPKMGSVYDIALAAAVLSAQRRNPWDRLEKTVLLGELSLDGRVRPVRGVLPAVLAAKRDGWPGVVVPVDNLAEASLVDGIDVWGVRTLRQLQKWLSGSGALDGRIDARPTDGEPAADLVDVVGQTQARFAVEVAAAGAHHLMLTGPPGVGKTMLAQRLPGLLPPLTDEESLEVTAIHSVAGLLSGDTPLITRPPFVAPHHSSSVAALVGGGSGMARPGAVSRAHRGVLFLDECAEIRVSALEALRTPLEDGEIRLARRDGVACYPARFQLVLAANLCPCAPADPQDCMCAASAKRRYLGKLSGPLLDRVDLRVQMHQVKAGAFAGRAGESTEQVRHRVAQARAAATERWSPHGFHTNGEVSGTLLRRKFRPSNAAMQPLQRALDGGLLSIRGLDRTLRVAWSLADLAGRTTPGTDEVAAALSFRQPGTQR, encoded by the coding sequence ATGGCGCTGGGACGCGCGTTCTCCGTCGCGGTGCGCGGCGTCGACGGGCAGATCGTGGAGATCGAAGCCGACATCACCTCTGGGCTGCCTGGCGTGCACCTGGTGGGCCTGCCCGACGCGGCCCTGCAGGAGTCGCGCGACCGGGTCCGGGCGGCGGTCGCCAACTGCGGCAACGAGTGGCCCCAGGCGCGGCTGACCCTGGCGCTGTCGCCGGCGACGCTGCCCAAGATGGGGTCGGTCTACGACATCGCCCTGGCCGCCGCGGTGTTGTCGGCGCAGCGCAGGAACCCGTGGGACCGGCTGGAAAAAACGGTGCTGCTGGGCGAGTTGTCGCTGGACGGCCGGGTGCGGCCGGTGCGCGGGGTGCTGCCGGCGGTGCTGGCCGCCAAGCGCGACGGCTGGCCGGGCGTGGTGGTCCCGGTGGACAACCTCGCCGAGGCCAGCCTGGTCGACGGCATCGACGTGTGGGGCGTGCGCACCCTGCGGCAGCTGCAGAAGTGGCTCAGCGGCTCGGGCGCTCTGGACGGCAGGATCGACGCGAGGCCGACGGACGGGGAACCCGCGGCGGATCTGGTCGACGTGGTCGGGCAGACGCAGGCGCGCTTCGCGGTGGAGGTGGCCGCCGCCGGGGCGCACCACCTGATGCTCACCGGCCCGCCGGGTGTCGGCAAAACGATGCTCGCGCAACGCCTTCCGGGGCTGCTGCCGCCATTGACGGATGAGGAGTCTTTGGAAGTCACCGCGATCCACTCCGTGGCCGGATTGTTGTCGGGTGACACACCGTTGATCACCAGGCCGCCGTTCGTGGCGCCACACCACAGCTCCAGCGTCGCCGCGCTGGTGGGCGGGGGATCGGGAATGGCCCGCCCGGGCGCCGTCAGCCGCGCCCATCGCGGGGTGCTCTTCCTCGACGAGTGCGCCGAGATCCGGGTCAGCGCGCTCGAAGCCCTACGAACGCCCTTGGAGGACGGCGAGATTCGGCTCGCCCGGCGCGACGGGGTGGCCTGCTATCCCGCCCGGTTCCAGCTGGTGCTGGCCGCCAACCTGTGCCCGTGCGCGCCGGCCGACCCGCAGGACTGCATGTGCGCGGCGTCGGCCAAGCGCCGCTACCTGGGCAAGCTGTCCGGGCCGCTGCTGGACCGCGTGGACCTGCGCGTGCAGATGCATCAGGTCAAGGCCGGGGCGTTCGCGGGCCGAGCCGGTGAATCGACGGAGCAGGTCCGACACCGGGTGGCGCAGGCCCGCGCGGCCGCCACCGAACGCTGGTCACCGCACGGATTCCACACCAACGGCGAGGTCAGCGGAACCCTCTTGCGCCGAAAGTTCCGTCCCAGCAACGCCGCGATGCAGCCGCTGCAACGGGCGCTGGACGGCGGGCTGCTCAGCATCCGCGGACTGGACCGCACGTTGCGGGTCGCGTGGAGCCTGGCCGACCTGGCCGGGCGCACCACGCCCGGGACCGACGAAGTCGCCGCCGCACTCAGCTTCCGTCAGCCCGGGACGCAGCGATGA
- a CDS encoding siderophore-interacting protein produces MAGRPLQCFEVVGTEQLTPHMMRIVLGGKDFDAFVPSKFTDSYVKLVFVADDVDVAALPEPLTLDSFADLPPEKKPSVRTLTVRRVDIEKRRITLDVVVHGEHGIAGQWASTAQPGQSIYLMGPGGAYTPDPAADWHLLAGDESALPAIAAALEALPSSAVGKAFIEVADPEDEIPLTAPEGVEVHWVYRGGRADLVPEDRAGDHAPLIEAVTSAPWLPGQVHVFIHGEAQAVMHNLRPYIRKERGVDAKWASSISGYWRRGRTEETFRQWKKELAQAESAGSSG; encoded by the coding sequence GTGGCAGGTCGACCACTGCAATGCTTCGAAGTTGTCGGTACCGAACAACTCACACCGCACATGATGCGGATAGTGCTCGGCGGCAAGGATTTTGACGCCTTCGTGCCCAGCAAGTTCACCGATTCCTACGTCAAGCTGGTGTTCGTCGCCGACGACGTGGACGTGGCCGCCCTGCCCGAGCCGCTGACCCTCGACAGCTTCGCCGACCTCCCCCCGGAGAAAAAGCCCTCGGTGCGGACCCTCACGGTCCGCCGCGTCGACATCGAGAAACGCCGCATCACGCTGGACGTCGTGGTGCACGGCGAGCACGGTATCGCGGGTCAGTGGGCGTCCACGGCCCAACCCGGCCAGTCGATCTACCTGATGGGCCCCGGCGGCGCGTACACGCCCGACCCCGCCGCCGACTGGCACCTGCTGGCCGGTGACGAATCGGCGCTGCCCGCCATCGCCGCGGCGCTCGAAGCGCTGCCCTCCAGCGCGGTCGGCAAGGCGTTCATCGAGGTCGCGGACCCAGAGGACGAGATCCCGCTGACCGCGCCCGAGGGCGTCGAGGTGCACTGGGTCTACCGCGGCGGCCGCGCCGACCTGGTTCCCGAAGACCGCGCCGGCGACCACGCGCCGCTGATCGAGGCCGTCACCAGCGCGCCCTGGCTGCCCGGACAGGTGCACGTCTTCATCCACGGCGAGGCCCAGGCCGTCATGCACAACCTGCGGCCCTACATCCGCAAGGAGCGCGGCGTCGACGCCAAATGGGCGTCGTCGATCTCGGGGTACTGGCGCCGCGGCCGCACCGAAGAGACCTTCCGGCAGTGGAAGAAAGAACTGGCGCAGGCGGAGTCGGCCGGCTCGTCAGGCTGA
- a CDS encoding lactate 2-monooxygenase yields the protein MAFGDYQNEIYFKGLGGVAPALPMAFAELEARAERAMSPSVWSYVTGGAGDERTQRANREAFDRWGLIPRMFVGAADRDLSVEMFGLSLPSPVFMAPIGVIGICAQDGHGDLATARAAAATGVPMVVSTLTADPMEDVAAQFGDTPGFFQLYTPKDRDLAASLVQRAEAAGYRGIVVTLDTWIPGWRPRDLSTANFPQLRGLCLSNYTSDPVFRAQLQRPPEEDPQGAVLQWVTTFGNPLTWDDLPWLRSLTELPLIIKGICHPDDARRVRDGGVDGIYCSTHGGRQANGGLPALACLPAVVEAADGLPVLFDSGIRSGADVVKALALGATAVGIGRPYAYGLALGGTDGIVHVLRSILAEADLIMAVDGYPTLKDLTPDTLRRVD from the coding sequence ATGGCATTCGGCGACTACCAGAACGAGATCTACTTCAAGGGCCTGGGCGGGGTGGCTCCCGCGCTGCCGATGGCCTTCGCCGAGCTGGAGGCGCGCGCCGAGCGGGCCATGTCGCCGTCGGTGTGGTCCTACGTCACCGGTGGCGCCGGTGACGAACGCACCCAGCGGGCCAACCGCGAGGCGTTCGACCGCTGGGGCCTGATACCGCGCATGTTCGTCGGCGCCGCCGACCGCGACCTGTCGGTGGAGATGTTCGGCCTGAGCCTGCCGTCGCCGGTGTTCATGGCGCCGATCGGGGTCATCGGCATCTGCGCCCAGGACGGCCACGGCGACCTGGCCACCGCGCGGGCGGCCGCGGCCACCGGCGTCCCGATGGTCGTCTCCACGCTGACCGCCGACCCGATGGAAGACGTCGCCGCCCAGTTCGGTGACACCCCCGGCTTCTTCCAGCTCTACACGCCGAAGGACCGCGACCTGGCCGCCAGCCTCGTCCAGCGGGCCGAAGCCGCCGGCTACCGGGGCATCGTCGTCACCCTCGACACGTGGATCCCCGGGTGGCGCCCGCGCGACCTCAGCACGGCGAACTTTCCCCAGCTGCGCGGGCTCTGCCTGAGCAACTACACCAGCGATCCGGTCTTTCGCGCCCAATTGCAACGCCCGCCGGAAGAGGATCCGCAGGGCGCCGTGCTGCAGTGGGTGACGACCTTCGGAAATCCGTTGACCTGGGACGACCTGCCGTGGCTGCGCTCGCTGACGGAGCTGCCGCTGATCATCAAGGGCATCTGCCATCCCGACGACGCGCGGCGCGTCCGGGACGGCGGCGTGGACGGCATCTACTGCTCCACCCACGGCGGCCGCCAGGCCAACGGCGGCCTGCCCGCCCTGGCGTGCCTGCCCGCCGTCGTCGAGGCGGCCGACGGGCTGCCGGTGCTGTTCGACTCGGGGATCCGCAGCGGCGCGGACGTCGTCAAGGCGCTCGCGCTGGGCGCCACGGCCGTCGGCATCGGCCGCCCCTACGCCTACGGCCTGGCGCTCGGCGGCACCGACGGCATCGTGCACGTGCTGCGCTCGATCCTGGCCGAAGCCGACCTCATCATGGCCGTCGACGGCTACCCGACGCTCAAAGATCTCACCCCGGACACGCTTCGGCGCGTCGACTAG
- the dprA gene encoding DNA-processing protein DprA, protein MTTALDDPALRAWAYLSRVAEPPCAELAALVRHVGPVEAAERVRRGVVDDDLARRTEARREIDCAAADLEMLARRGGRLITPNDDEWPLLAFAAFRGAAPRPGGAPMVAPMAVWAQGPVRLDEVAHRAAAVVGTRASTTYGEHVAGDLAAGLAQRDVAVVSGGAYGIDGAAHRAVLDCDGVTVAVLAGGLDVPYPSGHTALLHRIGQHGLVFTEYAPGIRPARHRFLTRNRLVAAVAGAAVVVEAGLRSGAANTAAWARALGRVVAAVPGPVTSSASAGCHALLRNGAELVTRADHVVELVGRIGELAHDEPHPATPLDGLSDAERRVYEALPGRGAATVDEIAVASGMVPELALGPLAMLELAGLVQRQDGRWRLVRGAAAQAASTPRLV, encoded by the coding sequence ATGACGACGGCGCTCGACGATCCCGCGCTGCGCGCGTGGGCCTATCTGTCCCGGGTGGCCGAGCCGCCCTGCGCCGAGCTGGCCGCCCTGGTGCGCCACGTCGGCCCGGTCGAGGCCGCCGAGCGCGTCCGCCGCGGAGTGGTCGACGACGACCTGGCCCGGCGCACCGAGGCACGCCGCGAGATCGACTGCGCTGCAGCCGATCTCGAGATGCTCGCCCGCCGTGGCGGGAGGTTGATCACCCCGAATGACGACGAGTGGCCGCTGCTGGCGTTCGCCGCCTTCCGCGGTGCCGCACCGCGACCCGGGGGCGCGCCGATGGTTGCGCCGATGGCTGTGTGGGCACAGGGACCCGTGCGGCTCGACGAGGTCGCGCACCGCGCGGCCGCCGTGGTCGGGACGCGCGCGTCGACCACCTATGGCGAACACGTCGCCGGCGACCTGGCGGCCGGGCTGGCGCAGCGCGACGTCGCGGTCGTCTCGGGCGGCGCGTACGGCATCGACGGCGCGGCACACCGCGCGGTGCTGGACTGCGACGGCGTCACCGTGGCCGTCCTGGCCGGTGGGCTCGACGTTCCCTACCCGAGCGGTCACACCGCGCTGCTGCACCGGATCGGCCAGCACGGGCTGGTCTTCACCGAGTACGCGCCCGGCATCCGCCCCGCCCGCCACCGGTTCCTGACCCGCAACCGCCTGGTGGCCGCCGTCGCGGGGGCCGCCGTCGTGGTCGAAGCCGGGCTGCGCAGCGGCGCGGCCAACACCGCGGCCTGGGCGCGCGCATTGGGGCGGGTGGTGGCCGCGGTGCCCGGGCCCGTCACATCGTCGGCGTCGGCGGGCTGCCACGCCCTGCTGCGCAACGGCGCCGAACTGGTCACCCGGGCCGACCACGTCGTCGAACTCGTCGGCCGCATCGGCGAACTGGCCCACGACGAGCCGCACCCCGCGACGCCTCTCGACGGCCTCAGCGACGCCGAGCGCCGGGTCTACGAGGCCTTGCCGGGCCGCGGCGCGGCCACCGTCGACGAGATCGCTGTCGCATCGGGAATGGTGCCCGAGCTGGCGCTCGGGCCGCTGGCGATGCTCGAACTGGCCGGACTGGTGCAGCGTCAGGACGGGCGGTGGCGGCTGGTCCGGGGTGCTGCGGCCCAAGCTGCGTCAACGCCGCGACTCGTATAG